The genome window ATTTCTGCCGTCAGGGACCGCCCTTTTACGGGCCCCGTCATTCTCTCAGCAGGGCCGCTTCGGCGCTCGCCCCAAGCCCAGAGGCGCCCAGGGCAGCCAGCGCAAACCGGGGCCGCACCGCACCCATCCCATTCCTCTCTCTACTCTCTGTTCCCCTCCACCAGCCCAACTTGTCGAATACAAGTTTCCTAGCTCTTCCTTACCTCAAAGTCCTCTTTGGAATCTCTCATGCCGATCAGAGATCGAGCCAATCGGTTGTTTCTTAGCTCACATTCGCCTTTTCACGCTCCCACTCCAAAATCCTGTGTCCTCGATTGTCTAGCGACCATTCCTCGTCACCCGTCACCACGGGCGCGCTCCCACGATCTTGCGATCGACCAAAGCACTCTTTCCCACCCAACGATACGAGCAAACACAATAATTTCAGCGAATCAATATATAGACACGTAATCGCGTTCTTTTGCAGCCATGGCTGCCACCGCTTCCGCACCTCCGCCTCTCTCCTCCCCGGCGCTTGGAGTTGCCGATCATGAGGACAGCAACATCTCCAGCCCCCTCAGTGAGGTTGACACTAAAGACGACAACGACGAAGACATTGAGCATATGAATCTCGAtcatgatgacgaagataGCGTCAGGCGCAGCCCTCGAAAGAAGCCTCCACCTACCTCCGACTCGGACAGCGTCCTCTCTGACGCCCACTCTGACGTACCCTCGGATGGCAACGTCACAGAAGCTGAAACTGAGCGACTATATGATACGCCAAAACATCAGAGGCAACGAGACGTCGTGGTAGACCAATTTAATGATGGCCAAGTCTACGAACACACTCCCAGCAAGCTACGCAGGACCGCCAACCTACACAacgacgacgaggacgaaTCTGCAAtagacgacgacgatgctTCTACTGGCTCCCCCACACTTGGTGAAGATTCACCAACAAAACATGCGATCGCACACAACGCaggagaggaagacgagCACAAAAATGACGCCCAAGAGCGAAAGCGGAAGCGTTCACCCGCCGCCGATCAATCAGAAACCGAACAGCCGCTTAGAAAACGAGCAAGTTCAGAGCATGCGACTGATGTGAACACCCCCCAGCAGCCTGAAGAGACCATTCTGCAAGAAGACGGGCCCACCCCTGCACATGAAAGCACCGGCACACATACACCTGCTGAAGACACTGATGCTTCTCCCCAAAAGAGATCTACCAACCGAGAGACTGATCTAGCAGAGCGTCTTTCACGTGCCGTAAAAAAGAACACCCGCGGATCCAAACGAaaagcagctgcagctgttGCTGATCTTGATCCCGACACTGACAGCGGAAGTCATGATGGCGCGCGCGACAGCGCCAGAGGAACAGACGTGGATCACCACGACGAAGCTGATGCCGATGCAGACGAAGAAGTTGACTCAGCTACTGCACATGATGAAGAGCGTAAGAACAAATTTACTCATGATCCAGGTCACCATACTTATTTTATCACAGTGGACCGAAAACAAGCCGCTTTCAAGGATTGGACTGTCATCGAGGAAATGTTTGGGGTGTTTCGTGACAGGTACGTTGTATCGTGAAAGCAAGCATATACCCGCTGACGTCTTGTCTAGGCTCTACAAGGACCGACTTGAAAGactggaagaggaagaacagTCACTCCTTGCCAGCGAACCGACACATCCCGAGTACCTAAACATGAAGCAGTGTTTAGATGATCGACTAGAACAAAAATTACGCGAAATAAACAATGAACACGAATATCGCCTCAAGGCTCACGAAAGACGGTCCGTTGCCCAGCGAGCCCAAATATGGGGCCAGTACTACCAAGCGGTTCgtgagaagagagaaaggaCCCTAGAAGCACTTAACCAAGAGTGGTACGACATCCAAACTGCAAGGCGAAGCGCACACAGCTTGCAGGACTGCGGCTTGCTCTACCCCAAGGATCCCGCACAACGTGTGAGAAATGCGATCGCCTACAACACCGAGGTCTCAGCACTAGCTACGATTGCAAAGTACGAAGGATTCCCCGCAGGCCCCGAGATGACCGGAGCGACACCGTCGGAACTGGAAGATGATATAGCTGCCATTGAGGTACGTTGATAACACAGGTCAGCTCCCAGAGCACTGAGCTGACGATCGTAAGCGAGCCAAGCGATCACGACATAAGCCAGTAAACCAACGACGCGAGGAATACTATGCTCAGCCATTTGATCGCCTCGGACCCGCTGGTGAACAATTCCTTCGAGAGACGCCGTGGGCCAATCCAAATCATTTACTTCACAAGATGCACCCTACAGCTGCTCCAGCGGAGGCACCTGCAGACGATATGACCAGCCGTGGTGCGCACCAAGCTTCTGTGCCTCCCAACGCCCAAATCACGCAGTCTCCTTCACTCTCGGCACGACTATCGGAGTCACCAGAATTGACAAGAACGTTACTTAGCCCAGCTCACCAAGCCAAACGGGTCAGTAACAGTCTGCCCGGCGTGAACCGCGGTACAAAAACAGCAGCTACATAGATGCTGAGCATATAGGATTTGTGGTTGAACATATCCCTCGGATAGGACTGAATTGGTAAAATTATAGGGCATCTTGCTTTTGTACTCGGATTTTGTGATACCCAGGGGAGATGATCGGTCCAGGCCGCGGCGGACCGGGctgtctttttctttttatttgAACTTGAGCGACATTAGAATATTGCATTGTCTTCGGCAGATAGTATATATCTGTCTACTGCCATCAGTCGAGGGGAAGGCATCTACTTTGTAGGTAGTGGATAGCCGGTTGCTTGAGAGTCGCTGTACAAAGGTTTTCATATACTTATACACACCCTGCACAGAATAGCTGGCAAACCTGTTATATATGAAAGGATGAGGAGTTTTCTGGGCATTTTGCGTTGTAGGTCTCATGAATAGCAATGCTGCCTTTTGCCCTCTTATTCAACTTGCACCCGTATCGAAATTCCAGCGCTTAATCGTACATGTGGCCGGGCCACTTGTGTGAACTGTCTACTTGGAGGCAGATGGCTTCGCGGGCGCATCTGGGACCTTGACATCTTCGAAATTGTCTTGACCAACGGCGTTAAGCGTATACCAATCTAGGCCACGTTAGCGGAGGATGACAATCACACAAGAGCTCTCTCTCTCTGCATACAGATGCTTCCAACAACAGCCAAGAGACCAAGGCCTGTCACGGCATTCTTGACAAGATAGGGCCGTCGTGCTCGTACAAGCGCAGGGCCCTGGCGCAGGCGGCGATCGTAGTATGTTGAATGCGGGCTGTTTCGGAGTCATGATCAGTCCACTTGAGTGAAGACTGTTATTGAATAAACAAACCTGGTAGGCATTTTGGATTGTCGAGTTGTTAATTATTATGAGAGTTATCCTTAACCAGATCGTGATGCAATTGAGGAGGGCCAATTGCTTAAATGTTGCGAGATATGGTTCTACCTCGAATGCACTCCTAGTGAATGTCGATGCGCCTCTGTACTGAGGTAAGAAGAATATTTGCGGCTAAACATCGGCCGGATGGAGGATGACCGTGACGTCTATTGAACTTTCCTTAGGTAGTTCCAGGTTCTTTGTGGAGCTTAATTGCAAGGGTCTGTTTCCGTTTCCACGTCCCATATTCTTTGCTTTCGCGTCGCCAGTTCAAAGATTCAGGTCTGAGATATACCAACCCTAACAGCGACAACGAACAACGACAACGTGGAACGAATCCCGGACGTGTATTACGACGCCACGGCACGCGCGACTTCCGATCATTTGATGAAGCTGAGCGGTTGATGCAAAGCATGCACAGCTACAAAGCTTAGCCTAGTCGCGCGACCACGGTTCAAGAGCCGCATTGGCATCTTTATCTACGAAAACCACTTCATCGCGCACTCACAGGCAgcttataagtttattatccGCCGACACCTACCGCCGCGACCGAGAATTCGACCAATAAATTATGGCAGCGAATCTTTCAGTGTCGGACCAGATCCGGCAGCTTGATGATGCACGAAAGTTGGTTTTGGGAGATGTCAAATATTATCCCAGTGTTGTCAAGGGAATACTGCCCATCATCGGACCAAGTGCAGCGCTCGAGCTGCGAAGATGGGGCGCCGAGTTTCTGGCTGAAGCTTTTTCGACGCCCGCTCTACCAAATGGAGAAAAGGAGACCATGCAACCTTATGTTTTACCAACATTGGAGTCTATGCTCGAGAATGAGCGTGAAGATCCTCAAGTTCTGCGAAGTGTGATCCAATGCGTTGCCAGTATCTAtcccttg of Fusarium oxysporum Fo47 chromosome I, complete sequence contains these proteins:
- a CDS encoding Sds3-like-domain-containing protein, whose product is MAATASAPPPLSSPALGVADHEDSNISSPLSEVDTKDDNDEDIEHMNLDHDDEDSVRRSPRKKPPPTSDSDSVLSDAHSDVPSDGNVTEAETERLYDTPKHQRQRDVVVDQFNDGQVYEHTPSKLRRTANLHNDDEDESAIDDDDASTGSPTLGEDSPTKHAIAHNAGEEDEHKNDAQERKRKRSPAADQSETEQPLRKRASSEHATDVNTPQQPEETILQEDGPTPAHESTGTHTPAEDTDASPQKRSTNRETDLAERLSRAVKKNTRGSKRKAAAAVADLDPDTDSGSHDGARDSARGTDVDHHDEADADADEEVDSATAHDEELDRKQAAFKDWTVIEEMFGVFRDRLYKDRLERLEEEEQSLLASEPTHPEYLNMKQCLDDRLEQKLREINNEHEYRLKAHERRSVAQRAQIWGQYYQAVREKRERTLEALNQEWYDIQTARRSAHSLQDCGLLYPKDPAQRVRNAIAYNTEVSALATIAKYEGFPAGPEMTGATPSELEDDIAAIERAKRSRHKPVNQRREEYYAQPFDRLGPAGEQFLRETPWANPNHLLHKMHPTAAPAEAPADDMTSRGAHQASVPPNAQITQSPSLSARLSESPELTRTLLSPAHQAKRVSNSLPGVNRGTKTAAT